In Horticoccus luteus, the following proteins share a genomic window:
- a CDS encoding DUF3108 domain-containing protein — MIRAVSLLLVLAVCAVRASATEAPTLLQALHPGETFHYKVAWAVLPGAGEINIGVTNEALDGVKRLKVTTTTRTRGLAHVFMKFEATGESYFDEQTGRCVLLHEVSLVKKKVSEHFVTFDYDKRTALYAPGSWTSESRELSMPAGQPVDLITQLISTRAWNLQPGEQRDALVLFDDEFYELTIHAERYENISTPLGDFRTLVLVPRMEKTPPKGMFKRGSSVRVWISQDERHLPVRFEVEFKVGTGTATLVSYTPPTGATAAPAAQPAPASDAADADSRP, encoded by the coding sequence ATGATCCGCGCCGTTTCCCTCCTTCTCGTCCTCGCCGTCTGCGCGGTCCGCGCGTCTGCCACCGAGGCTCCCACTCTGCTGCAGGCCCTGCATCCCGGCGAAACGTTTCATTACAAAGTCGCCTGGGCCGTCCTCCCCGGCGCCGGCGAAATCAACATCGGCGTGACGAACGAAGCACTCGACGGCGTGAAACGCCTCAAAGTCACCACCACCACCCGCACCCGCGGCCTCGCCCACGTCTTCATGAAATTCGAGGCCACTGGCGAATCCTATTTCGACGAGCAAACCGGCCGCTGCGTGCTCCTCCACGAAGTCAGCCTCGTGAAGAAAAAAGTGAGCGAGCACTTCGTCACCTTCGATTACGACAAACGCACCGCCCTCTACGCGCCCGGAAGCTGGACGAGCGAATCCCGCGAGCTCTCGATGCCCGCAGGCCAGCCCGTCGATCTCATCACGCAACTCATCAGCACGCGCGCGTGGAATCTGCAACCCGGTGAACAACGCGACGCCCTCGTCCTCTTCGATGACGAGTTTTACGAACTCACAATCCACGCCGAGCGCTACGAAAACATCTCCACCCCCCTCGGTGATTTCCGCACGCTCGTGCTCGTGCCGCGCATGGAAAAGACGCCGCCCAAAGGCATGTTCAAACGCGGCTCCTCCGTGCGCGTCTGGATTTCGCAGGATGAACGCCACCTGCCCGTGCGCTTCGAGGTTGAGTTCAAGGTCGGCACCGGCACGGCCACGCTCGTCAGTTACACCCCACCCACCGGCGCGACCGCTGCCCCTGCCGCCCAACCCGCCCCGGCTTCCGATGCCGCCGACGCGGATTCTCGTCCTTAG
- a CDS encoding DNA-3-methyladenine glycosylase codes for MKAKVWLNPDPVAVARSLLGKFLVRESAPGAVEARMITETEAYFGESDLACHARAGRTRRTEVLYARGGIWYVYLCYGIHEMLNLVTGPEDEPAAVLIRGVEGIVGPGRVTRQLAIGRTLNGARVEPESGLWIEDRGVVLAEADVIVTPRIGVDYAGAEWAGKPWRFVVRKKMRRGERRASEEL; via the coding sequence GTGAAGGCTAAAGTTTGGTTGAATCCCGATCCCGTGGCGGTGGCGCGGTCGTTGCTCGGAAAATTTCTCGTGCGCGAGTCGGCGCCGGGGGCAGTTGAGGCGCGGATGATCACGGAAACCGAGGCGTATTTTGGCGAGAGCGATCTGGCGTGTCACGCCCGGGCGGGGCGCACGCGCAGAACCGAGGTGCTCTATGCGCGCGGCGGGATTTGGTATGTGTATCTATGCTACGGCATCCACGAGATGTTGAACCTGGTGACGGGGCCGGAAGACGAGCCGGCGGCGGTGTTGATTCGCGGCGTGGAAGGCATCGTGGGGCCGGGGCGGGTGACCAGACAACTGGCGATCGGCCGGACGCTCAACGGGGCGCGCGTGGAGCCGGAGTCGGGATTGTGGATCGAGGATCGCGGGGTGGTGCTGGCGGAGGCGGATGTGATCGTCACGCCGCGGATCGGGGTGGATTACGCCGGGGCGGAGTGGGCGGGGAAACCGTGGCGGTTTGTGGTGCGAAAAAAAATGCGGCGGGGCGAACGTCGCGCGTCAGAGGAGCTTTGA
- a CDS encoding metallophosphoesterase, with protein MSVPRLEILPGLWLDARRALWFAAQRLLVVADLHWGYAAAHRATGNLLPLWGDDEIAARLNHLVADYAPAEMLWLGDSLHALPGRAAAEDFLRTTSTPITILSGNHDVKWPRAADATLVRAGLFFHHGDRPVPPLTAGTIEIIGHHHPALLWRDYTGTRLKLPALIASPSRLILPAFSPWAAGTPWNDRLSPGDILWAVSPKRIFPVTPTQLNKSSVSS; from the coding sequence TTGTCCGTTCCCCGCCTCGAAATTCTTCCCGGCCTCTGGCTCGACGCCCGCCGCGCGCTCTGGTTCGCCGCGCAGCGTCTGCTCGTCGTCGCCGACCTGCACTGGGGTTACGCCGCCGCCCACCGCGCCACGGGCAACCTTCTGCCATTGTGGGGCGACGACGAAATCGCCGCGCGCCTGAATCACCTCGTCGCCGACTACGCACCCGCCGAAATGCTCTGGCTCGGCGACTCGCTGCACGCCCTTCCCGGCCGCGCCGCCGCGGAGGATTTTCTGCGCACCACGTCCACGCCGATCACCATCCTTTCCGGCAACCACGACGTGAAATGGCCGCGAGCTGCCGACGCCACCCTCGTGCGCGCTGGTCTCTTTTTTCACCACGGCGATCGCCCCGTTCCTCCGCTCACCGCGGGCACGATCGAGATCATCGGCCACCATCATCCCGCGCTCCTGTGGCGCGATTATACCGGCACGCGTCTCAAACTCCCCGCGCTCATCGCTTCGCCCTCCCGTCTCATATTGCCCGCCTTCTCTCCTTGGGCCGCCGGCACGCCATGGAACGACCGCCTCTCCCCCGGGGACATACTTTGGGCTGTCTCCCCAAAACGCATTTTCCCCGTGACGCCCACTCAATTGAATAAATCCTCCGTCTCGTCATGA
- a CDS encoding glycosyltransferase family 9 protein, with product MPPTRILVLRGGALGDFIVTLPALQLLRRVWPAAPITLVGNARAAALGQTAGVIDRVCSQSEARWSALYASPPLPSAFADELAAFDLVLNFWPDPDGELARHFPRHPAQRFLTAPSHPAVAPAAAHYCAALHPLGLTADSFRFPLGSPSPDARLVAVHPGSGSPRKNWPLDRWHALCLRLREIAPTEFLIVTGDAEPDPGALANFGRHAHALPLPQLVAALRECRLFLGHDSGISHLAAACGVPCVLLFGPTDPAVWSPPGEHVHALRRGSDLSTITVDDVLAAARPRLIRAPLAPPSLRPSKLL from the coding sequence ATGCCGCCGACGCGGATTCTCGTCCTTAGAGGCGGCGCGCTCGGCGATTTCATCGTCACCCTCCCGGCGCTGCAGTTGCTCCGCCGCGTCTGGCCCGCCGCCCCTATCACGCTGGTCGGTAACGCCCGCGCCGCTGCGCTGGGTCAAACCGCCGGCGTGATCGACCGCGTGTGTTCACAATCCGAAGCGCGCTGGTCCGCGCTCTACGCCTCCCCGCCGTTGCCCTCCGCCTTCGCCGACGAACTCGCCGCGTTCGATCTGGTCCTCAACTTCTGGCCCGATCCCGACGGCGAACTCGCCCGCCATTTTCCGCGCCACCCCGCGCAACGCTTCCTTACCGCGCCCTCCCATCCGGCCGTTGCTCCCGCCGCCGCGCACTATTGCGCCGCGCTGCATCCTCTCGGTCTCACCGCGGATTCCTTTCGCTTCCCCCTCGGCTCCCCGTCGCCTGACGCGCGTCTCGTCGCGGTCCATCCCGGCAGCGGCTCGCCGCGCAAAAACTGGCCCCTCGACCGCTGGCACGCACTCTGCCTGCGCCTGCGCGAAATCGCGCCCACCGAATTCCTCATCGTCACCGGCGACGCCGAGCCCGACCCCGGCGCGCTCGCGAACTTCGGCCGCCACGCCCACGCGTTGCCGCTGCCTCAACTCGTGGCCGCCCTGCGCGAGTGCCGCCTCTTCCTCGGCCACGATTCCGGCATCAGCCATCTCGCCGCCGCCTGCGGCGTGCCCTGCGTCCTGCTGTTCGGTCCCACCGATCCCGCCGTCTGGTCGCCGCCCGGCGAACACGTCCACGCTCTCCGCCGCGGCTCCGACCTCAGCACCATCACTGTCGACGACGTCCTCGCCGCCGCGCGCCCGCGCCTCATCCGCGCGCCGCTCGCCCCGCCGTCTCTCCGTCCTTCAAAGCTCCTCTGA